A section of the Schistosoma haematobium chromosome ZW, whole genome shotgun sequence genome encodes:
- the MP20 gene encoding Muscle-specific protein 20 (EggNog:ENOG410VDP2~COG:Z) — protein sequence MANQPLASGLSAQVKRKLEGKRDRDQEQSVLDWIEAVLGTKVDCSKPYEEVLKDGVLLCKVINKLKPGSVKRINENATMPFKIMENINAFQEAIKAYGVPTADVFQTVDLFEKKDIAQVTQCIYALGRTCQTHPEYNGPTLGPKLAQENKREFTDEQLREGANVISLQYGTNKGASQAGMTMGKQRMILD from the exons ATGGCCAATCAACCTTTAGCTAGTGGACTTAGTGCTCAAGTCAAAAGAAAG ctTGAAGGAAAACGAGACAGAGATCAAGAACAAAGTGTACTTGATTGGATAGAGGCCGTACTTGGCACCAAGGTGGACTGTTCTAAACCATATGAAGAGGTACTGAAAGATGGAGTGCTACTTTGCAA AGTTATCAATAAACTAAAACCTGGTAGTGTGAAGAGAATCAATGAGAACGCTACTATGCCATTTAAAATTATGGAAAATATTAATGCATTTCAAGAAGCAATTAAGGCATACGGGGTACCTACTGCTGATGTTTTTCAAACAGTCGATTTATTTGAGAAAAAAGATATTGCTCAAGTGACACAATGTATTTATGCTCTTGGAAGAACA TGTCAAACACATCCGGAATACAATGGCCCTACTTTAGGTCCAAAATTAGCTCAAGAGAATAAACGTGAATTCACTGACGAACAATTACGTGAAGGCGCGAATGTGATTAGTCTACAATATGGTACAAATAAAGGTGCTTCACAAGCTGGCATGACAATGGGCAAACAAAGAATGATTCttgattaa
- the ABCA3_3 gene encoding ATP-binding cassette sub- A member 3 (EggNog:ENOG410V4GH~COG:Q), whose translation MYTKTDSILIASAVETAVTSISDLNHRVTKNQWVSSRSIALMNSRKLIPSGSEHDEERQQIRSRLTKSLRNDREQWWATKAKEMEKAAAIGNTRQLYRLIKVTGINKSSVSQTITEKDDTLICSQSRRLER comes from the coding sequence ATGTACACAAAGACTGACAGTATATTAATCGCTTccgctgtggaaacagcagtgacatctatcagtgatttaaaccacagggttacaaagaaccaatgggtttcttcaaggtctattgcactgatgaattctcgtaaactcatcccatcaggctctgaacacgatgaagagcgacaacaaatcagatctaggttaaccaaaagtctaaggaacgatcgtgagcagtggtgggcaacgaaagcaaaagagatggaaaaggcggcggctatagggaacacaagacagctttacagactaataaaagtaactggaattaataagtcaagtgtaagtcagactattacggaaaaagacgacaccctcatctgctcccagtccagacgtttagaacgatag